In Nocardia yunnanensis, one DNA window encodes the following:
- the eccD gene encoding type VII secretion integral membrane protein EccD codes for MTHSRTDHLDEIRPDPAGAVRAPDLARVTILAKHTQVDMAIPVDVPVALVIPSVVDMVDQHNRVNDFSHDGEQFAPHEWVLARIGQPPFSNSLSLAEQGVRDGELLMLESAAHIAPTPLFDDIMYNVAIADADHFRGWTPRTARLTGSMLAVAIMLVGCFGLLAAPTALPGWISGIVATFVTLLLVTASMVLARMYRDQASALVLGGCALPTAFSAGMLFVPSHYGWANALLGAVLAGATAMLTWRVSGVGLGLFIGATALAVFAVPATLVGLLTGLPAHAIGGGAAALGLAGLSLAPRLSMLLAKLPLPPVPAPGTPIDPTEDDPDDHRALPTMEALRAKSERAREYLAGLVTATTVVVVTGAVTAVNLTAGSPYWPGLALALVCAVVLMFRSRTYAGAEQAVVLLVGGTAIVLLVLIGAALTQRQPLTVFGVALVLFAAALVLGIIVPRQQATPPTRRAVELLEYAFVAAVVPLTFWVTDLYSLVRGL; via the coding sequence GTGACGCACTCGCGTACGGATCATCTCGATGAAATCCGCCCCGATCCGGCGGGCGCCGTCCGCGCGCCCGACCTGGCACGAGTCACCATTCTGGCCAAGCACACCCAGGTCGATATGGCCATTCCCGTCGATGTGCCGGTGGCACTGGTCATTCCGAGCGTGGTCGACATGGTCGATCAGCACAATCGCGTCAACGACTTCTCCCACGACGGTGAGCAGTTCGCGCCCCACGAGTGGGTGCTGGCCCGCATCGGGCAGCCGCCGTTCTCCAATTCCCTGAGCCTGGCCGAACAGGGCGTGCGCGACGGCGAACTGCTCATGCTCGAGAGCGCCGCGCACATCGCGCCCACGCCGCTGTTCGACGACATCATGTACAACGTCGCCATCGCCGACGCCGACCACTTCCGCGGTTGGACGCCCCGCACCGCCCGGCTGACCGGATCCATGCTGGCGGTGGCGATCATGCTGGTCGGCTGCTTCGGCCTGCTGGCCGCACCGACCGCCCTCCCGGGCTGGATCAGCGGCATCGTGGCCACCTTCGTCACGCTGCTGCTGGTGACCGCGAGCATGGTGCTGGCTCGCATGTACCGCGATCAGGCCAGTGCGCTGGTGCTGGGCGGCTGCGCGCTGCCGACCGCGTTCAGTGCGGGCATGCTGTTCGTTCCCAGCCATTACGGCTGGGCCAACGCGCTGCTGGGCGCGGTCCTGGCCGGAGCCACCGCCATGCTGACCTGGCGGGTGAGCGGCGTCGGGCTGGGCCTGTTCATCGGCGCGACCGCGCTGGCGGTCTTCGCCGTCCCGGCCACCCTGGTGGGCCTGCTGACCGGGTTGCCCGCGCACGCCATCGGCGGCGGCGCGGCGGCGCTCGGCCTGGCCGGGTTGTCGCTGGCCCCAAGGCTTTCCATGCTGCTGGCCAAACTCCCGCTGCCGCCGGTGCCCGCCCCGGGCACCCCGATCGATCCCACCGAGGACGATCCCGACGACCATCGCGCCCTGCCCACCATGGAGGCGCTGCGCGCGAAATCCGAACGGGCGCGCGAATATCTGGCCGGACTCGTCACAGCCACCACCGTGGTGGTCGTGACCGGTGCGGTCACGGCGGTGAATCTCACTGCGGGCAGCCCGTATTGGCCGGGTCTGGCACTGGCGCTGGTGTGCGCGGTGGTGCTGATGTTCCGCAGCCGCACCTACGCGGGCGCGGAGCAGGCGGTCGTACTGCTCGTGGGCGGGACCGCCATCGTGCTGCTGGTGCTGATCGGCGCGGCCCTCACCCAGCGCCAGCCGCTCACCGTTTTCGGTGTGGCGCTGGTGCTTTTCGCCGCGGCCCTGGTGCTGGGCATCATCGTGCCGCGCCAGCAGGCGACGCCGCCCACCCGCCGCGCGGTGGAACTGCTCGAATACGCCTTCGTCGCCGCCGTGGTGCCGCTGACGTTCTGGGTGACCGATCTGTACTCGCTCGTGCGCGGACTGTGA